A stretch of Cytophagales bacterium DNA encodes these proteins:
- a CDS encoding RNA polymerase sigma factor, whose translation MDDEYIDQVLSGDTHAFRYFLQTYKDMAFNLAVSIVKDDHHAEEVVQDAFMKAFNGLRSFNRKAQFKSWFYRIVVNESFQFLKKLKRNVITTDVENVDPSLYEPGEPELPAIMDKVRQAMMLLPPKESMILNLYYLEEHSMKEIRFVTGWSTTNAKVILHRARKHLRALLNLDQNI comes from the coding sequence ATGGACGATGAATACATCGATCAGGTATTGTCCGGTGATACACATGCATTTAGGTATTTCCTTCAAACCTATAAAGACATGGCTTTCAATTTAGCCGTATCGATTGTTAAGGATGATCATCATGCAGAGGAAGTAGTTCAGGATGCATTTATGAAGGCATTCAATGGTCTACGGTCTTTCAATCGAAAAGCTCAATTTAAATCTTGGTTTTACAGAATCGTTGTAAATGAGTCGTTTCAATTTTTAAAGAAATTGAAGAGAAATGTAATCACCACGGATGTCGAGAATGTAGATCCTTCTTTGTACGAGCCTGGCGAACCAGAATTACCGGCGATAATGGATAAGGTAAGGCAAGCAATGATGCTGTTGCCGCCTAAAGAGAGCATGATATTAAACCTTTATTATCTGGAAGAACATAGTATGAAAGAAATTAGGTTTGTCACGGGCTGGTCCACGACAAATGCTAAAGTGATACTACATCGTGCCAGGAAACATTTACGGGCTTTATTAAACTTGGATCAAAACATATGA
- a CDS encoding pentapeptide repeat-containing protein, with the protein MPAFPEKSGVALLGFIFIFSFKAIAQDFSGNDVLKSYEQIGEFVIDKNINGEDSITFLNEVILEYVGIDPSLTFYSSVFQRYVSIDDVNFKGPGNFLFAVFLSEFNAGRLNFEQEAYFEESRFEGDFFLSGHFKGNARFASAEFHSDAMFSGETQFYQLADFQGARFLYDADFSLSVFKADVQFNYTRFGEVAYFDDARFEREASFLKIQLPDTLSFRNIRTNSIIDLTSVELDSAQLATHRKCYLDLRDAPIDKFKLRYDQFQVFWPEKIGASDYESLTNVYEGLLKNFKDRVYLTSYETLDKEYQAFKDLQNPNASPIKKMMNRVNFYWNNYGYNKERIWLWTLIFLLISTLVNWLAFPYLSKVVYPIEIIDTALYEGKPWRRKQFKTTGLLWNKVHGNVKYFSLAFFYTSLIFFGLKISTDRMNYRKPVGIILIYTEYLLGLICLGYLANFIISSGLIGQ; encoded by the coding sequence ATGCCAGCTTTTCCTGAAAAATCAGGTGTCGCCCTGTTAGGATTTATTTTTATTTTCAGCTTCAAAGCAATTGCGCAAGACTTTTCAGGGAATGATGTGTTGAAGAGCTATGAGCAAATTGGTGAATTTGTCATTGATAAGAACATAAACGGCGAGGATTCAATCACTTTCTTGAATGAGGTGATCCTGGAATATGTCGGGATTGATCCTTCGCTTACCTTTTATAGTTCTGTCTTTCAACGCTACGTTTCTATTGATGATGTGAATTTTAAGGGCCCCGGAAATTTTTTATTCGCTGTTTTCCTCTCCGAATTCAATGCAGGGAGGTTGAATTTTGAGCAAGAAGCTTATTTCGAAGAATCTAGGTTTGAGGGGGATTTTTTCCTTAGTGGCCATTTCAAAGGGAATGCCCGTTTTGCCTCCGCTGAATTTCATTCTGACGCTATGTTTTCGGGTGAGACGCAATTTTATCAGCTAGCTGATTTTCAGGGAGCCAGGTTCTTATATGACGCAGATTTCTCTTTGTCAGTATTTAAAGCAGATGTTCAATTTAACTACACCAGGTTTGGTGAGGTTGCCTACTTTGATGATGCTCGATTCGAAAGAGAAGCGAGTTTCTTGAAAATCCAATTGCCAGATACCTTAAGCTTCCGGAATATCCGTACTAACTCCATTATTGATTTAACATCCGTTGAACTTGATTCAGCGCAACTCGCTACTCATCGGAAATGCTACCTGGACTTGCGGGATGCGCCTATCGATAAATTCAAACTTCGCTATGATCAATTCCAGGTTTTTTGGCCTGAAAAAATAGGAGCCAGTGATTACGAATCCCTTACTAATGTTTACGAGGGACTCCTCAAGAATTTTAAGGACCGGGTTTATCTCACCAGTTATGAGACCCTGGACAAGGAATATCAGGCATTTAAAGACTTGCAAAATCCAAATGCTTCACCTATAAAAAAGATGATGAATCGGGTGAATTTCTATTGGAATAACTACGGCTACAATAAAGAACGTATATGGCTTTGGACGTTGATTTTTTTACTGATCTCTACATTAGTGAATTGGCTTGCTTTTCCATATTTATCGAAAGTAGTGTATCCCATAGAGATCATTGACACTGCATTGTACGAAGGAAAACCATGGAGGCGAAAGCAGTTTAAGACTACTGGATTGTTATGGAATAAAGTTCATGGAAATGTCAAGTATTTCTCTCTTGCATTTTTCTACACCTCGCTAATCTTTTTTGGTTTGAAAATATCTACAGATCGTATGAATTACAGAAAGCCGGTGGGCATCATACTGATATACACCGAGTATTTATTAGGACTTATTTGTCTGGGTTATTTGGCCAACTTTATTATTTCCTCTGGATTGATCGGACAATAG
- a CDS encoding isoprenylcysteine carboxylmethyltransferase family protein translates to MNTYWKDRLFFSAQFILMVAYIIPVSWGSFATFQMVGLAFVFTGILTSAAAVWQLRHSISPFPSPRATARLIDGGVFKWIRHPIYTGILLAALGYSLYSGSVWKGLLTVALWILFQFKARYEEHLLLNRFDQYSAYMDRTGRFLPKVGR, encoded by the coding sequence ATGAATACCTACTGGAAAGATCGATTATTCTTCTCGGCACAATTCATCCTGATGGTCGCCTACATCATTCCTGTGAGTTGGGGGTCTTTCGCCACTTTTCAAATGGTAGGTTTGGCCTTCGTATTTACAGGTATTTTGACCAGTGCGGCGGCTGTTTGGCAATTGCGGCATTCCATTTCTCCTTTTCCTTCACCCAGAGCCACCGCAAGATTGATTGATGGCGGCGTGTTCAAATGGATACGTCATCCGATCTACACAGGGATCTTATTGGCAGCTTTGGGTTACTCACTTTATTCGGGATCGGTCTGGAAAGGATTACTTACCGTAGCCTTGTGGATACTCTTCCAGTTCAAGGCCAGGTATGAAGAGCACTTATTGCTGAACAGGTTTGATCAGTACTCAGCGTACATGGACCGAACGGGTCGGTTCTTGCCCAAAGTGGGTAGATAA
- a CDS encoding GMC family oxidoreductase: MQIKKNPKEYDVVIVGSGAGGGMATNVLANAGLKVAVVEAGPYFDPADAEQRTQLRWPWESPRRGAGSVRPFGDFDSAYGGWEIDGEPYTKKPGTEFDWFRSRMLGGRTNHWGRISLRFGPLDFKRKNVDGLGDNWPISYEDVKPYYDKVDKLIGVFGSKENIPNEPDGFFLPPPKPRLHELFYINATKKVNIPTIPSRLSILTQRINDQRGSCFYCGQCNRGCAVYADFSSGSCLIFPAQKAGGQVDLYVNAMVREVLTDDAGKATGVSYINKDDRQEYQINGRVVVLAASACSSARILLNSKSKIHENGLGNSSNAVGKYLHDSTGASRAAFVPELMNRKVYDEDGVGGMHVYTPWWLNDAKLDFPRGYHIEVWGGMGMPSYGFGFNPNSLAKHVGEEVGGYGDQLRDDVKRFYGSVMGVSGRGECIAREDNYCEIDLDQVDEWGIPVLRFNYTWSDHERNQAKHMHDTFEEVFDSMGATLLGEKPGKEQDYGLLNPGRIIHEVGTTRMGSDPKSSVTNSFNQLHDCKNVFVVDGGPFVSQADKNPTWTIMALAWRASDYIIDEMKKQNL, encoded by the coding sequence ATGCAAATCAAGAAAAACCCAAAAGAATATGATGTTGTCATTGTAGGCTCAGGAGCAGGCGGAGGCATGGCTACCAATGTCCTGGCCAACGCTGGCCTGAAAGTCGCTGTGGTAGAAGCCGGACCATACTTTGATCCTGCCGATGCCGAACAACGGACCCAACTTCGGTGGCCCTGGGAATCGCCCCGAAGAGGCGCGGGCTCCGTTCGTCCTTTTGGAGATTTTGATAGTGCGTATGGTGGCTGGGAAATTGATGGTGAACCCTACACCAAAAAGCCGGGGACGGAATTTGACTGGTTTCGATCAAGAATGCTTGGCGGACGTACCAATCATTGGGGTAGGATCTCCCTCAGGTTTGGCCCATTAGACTTCAAAAGGAAAAATGTCGACGGGCTCGGTGATAACTGGCCCATCAGCTACGAAGACGTCAAACCCTACTACGATAAGGTGGATAAACTCATTGGTGTTTTTGGGTCCAAAGAGAATATTCCCAACGAACCGGACGGTTTCTTTCTTCCGCCTCCTAAGCCACGTTTGCATGAGTTGTTCTACATCAATGCCACGAAGAAAGTAAACATCCCTACCATTCCCTCGCGGCTGTCTATCCTGACCCAACGCATCAATGATCAACGTGGTAGCTGTTTCTATTGTGGCCAGTGCAATCGAGGTTGTGCCGTCTATGCCGATTTTTCTTCGGGATCATGTCTGATCTTCCCGGCCCAAAAAGCAGGAGGCCAAGTAGATCTGTATGTCAATGCAATGGTTCGGGAAGTGCTTACTGATGACGCTGGGAAAGCGACAGGCGTTTCTTATATCAATAAGGATGATCGTCAGGAATATCAGATCAATGGGCGAGTGGTAGTACTGGCAGCGTCAGCCTGTAGTTCGGCCCGCATCTTATTAAACTCGAAGAGCAAAATCCATGAGAACGGCCTGGGCAATAGCAGCAATGCAGTGGGTAAGTATTTGCATGATTCCACGGGTGCCAGTCGGGCGGCATTTGTGCCGGAATTGATGAATCGCAAGGTCTACGATGAAGATGGTGTAGGGGGCATGCATGTGTACACGCCCTGGTGGCTCAATGATGCCAAATTGGATTTCCCTCGCGGCTATCACATCGAAGTTTGGGGCGGCATGGGTATGCCTTCTTATGGGTTTGGTTTCAATCCTAATTCCCTTGCCAAACATGTAGGAGAGGAAGTCGGTGGCTATGGGGATCAACTTCGTGATGATGTCAAGCGTTTCTACGGTTCGGTGATGGGTGTTTCCGGACGGGGCGAGTGCATTGCCCGTGAGGACAACTATTGTGAAATCGATCTAGATCAGGTAGATGAGTGGGGAATCCCCGTGTTACGATTCAACTATACCTGGTCCGATCATGAACGAAATCAGGCCAAACATATGCATGATACGTTTGAAGAGGTATTTGATTCGATGGGAGCAACCTTATTGGGTGAAAAACCGGGGAAGGAGCAGGATTACGGATTGCTGAATCCAGGAAGGATCATTCATGAAGTAGGTACGACCCGAATGGGCAGTGATCCCAAAAGTTCTGTCACTAATTCCTTCAATCAATTGCATGATTGCAAAAACGTATTTGTTGTGGATGGTGGACCTTTCGTGTCGCAAGCGGATAAAAACCCTACCTGGACGATCATGGCCCTGGCCTGGAGAGCGTCTGATTATATCATCGATGAAATGAAAAAACAAAACCTGTAA
- a CDS encoding transporter substrate-binding domain-containing protein, with amino-acid sequence MNSHRHFKLIISFLLILFAFFDIKAQRLNGDTWATARKTKRARLVLTNVYLVNFSETVNGQGSGICFDIMDDFATYVQSNYGVSISFDYQPVEDTRNFQAFLDAVQYGNGGVFGLGDITITNERKSIFEFAPPYFENVAILVTDRSVPELGSLSDIATTFKGMKAVSERGTTHDETLKDMQKKYGNFEIVYAESSMGKIDKVLDSPGYWSYLDFPNYLHLFSSRITIKRHSVGDRKGESFGFIMPKGSDWAPIITEFFNANEGYVNSEDYREVMRKNLGEKGVKLVGLLSRKK; translated from the coding sequence ATGAATTCACACCGCCATTTCAAACTTATTATTTCTTTCCTGTTGATCTTATTCGCTTTTTTTGATATCAAAGCGCAGCGGCTAAATGGGGATACCTGGGCAACTGCTCGAAAAACCAAACGTGCCCGATTGGTACTTACCAATGTTTATCTGGTCAATTTCTCAGAAACTGTGAATGGGCAAGGTTCAGGTATTTGCTTTGATATCATGGATGACTTTGCTACCTATGTTCAGTCAAACTATGGTGTGAGCATCAGTTTTGATTACCAACCCGTGGAAGACACCAGGAATTTCCAGGCCTTTTTAGACGCAGTACAATATGGCAATGGTGGTGTATTTGGTTTGGGCGATATCACCATCACCAACGAACGGAAAAGCATCTTCGAGTTTGCTCCTCCTTATTTTGAAAACGTGGCTATCCTGGTTACTGATCGAAGTGTCCCTGAATTGGGATCGCTTTCAGATATCGCGACTACTTTCAAAGGCATGAAGGCTGTATCAGAAAGAGGTACTACCCATGACGAGACCTTGAAAGACATGCAGAAAAAATACGGCAATTTCGAGATCGTATACGCAGAAAGTTCAATGGGTAAAATCGATAAAGTGCTTGACTCTCCCGGGTACTGGTCATACCTGGACTTCCCTAATTATTTGCACTTGTTTTCTTCACGCATCACCATCAAACGACATTCCGTGGGCGACCGTAAAGGAGAATCCTTCGGTTTTATCATGCCCAAAGGAAGTGACTGGGCTCCTATCATCACTGAGTTCTTCAATGCCAACGAGGGTTATGTCAACAGTGAGGATTACCGTGAGGTAATGCGGAAAAACCTTGGCGAAAAAGGTGTGAAGTTGGTTGGACTGCTTTCCAGGAAGAAGTAA
- a CDS encoding sugar phosphate isomerase/epimerase family protein: MKLGFVTAIVPELNLEETMQLAAAIGYDCIEVMCWPPGKAERRYAGVTHLDVTEFGAKEAEKVQSLIKQYGVSISSLGFYPNALSPVEEEAEVANTHIRKLMDASVLLGINQITTFIGRDWTKSVKDNWPKFLEVWKPLIALAEEKEVFVGIENCPMWFTNDEYPGGKNLKTTPAIFRKMYEDIPSPYFGLNFDPSHFIWQQMDYLNAIKEFAPKFSHVHAKDVRMDWEQLDQVGIMANPSEYHTPKLPGMGDVNWSKFFSYLTDAGYDGAVCVEVEDRSFEGSLEMRKRSLVQSHDYLRQFVPREVLD, translated from the coding sequence ATGAAACTAGGATTTGTAACAGCCATTGTTCCTGAACTGAACCTCGAAGAAACCATGCAATTGGCAGCAGCCATTGGATATGATTGTATAGAAGTCATGTGTTGGCCTCCGGGAAAAGCAGAGCGTCGATATGCAGGGGTGACCCATTTGGATGTGACTGAGTTTGGGGCAAAAGAAGCGGAAAAGGTGCAATCCCTGATCAAGCAATATGGGGTCAGCATCAGTTCATTGGGGTTTTATCCCAATGCTTTGAGTCCGGTAGAGGAGGAAGCCGAGGTAGCGAATACTCACATTAGGAAATTGATGGATGCCAGTGTATTGTTGGGAATCAATCAAATCACTACATTCATCGGAAGAGATTGGACCAAATCAGTCAAAGACAACTGGCCAAAATTTCTGGAAGTATGGAAGCCCTTGATTGCGTTGGCAGAAGAAAAAGAAGTTTTCGTAGGCATCGAAAATTGCCCGATGTGGTTCACAAATGATGAATATCCGGGAGGCAAAAACCTGAAAACAACACCCGCCATTTTTAGGAAGATGTACGAGGACATTCCTAGTCCATACTTTGGATTGAATTTTGACCCTTCACATTTCATTTGGCAACAGATGGATTACCTGAATGCCATCAAAGAATTTGCGCCAAAGTTCTCGCATGTACACGCAAAGGATGTGCGCATGGACTGGGAGCAATTAGATCAGGTTGGGATCATGGCGAATCCATCTGAATACCATACCCCCAAACTTCCTGGAATGGGTGATGTCAACTGGAGTAAGTTCTTTTCTTACCTCACCGACGCAGGGTACGACGGAGCGGTTTGTGTGGAGGTAGAGGATCGTTCCTTTGAAGGTTCATTGGAGATGCGGAAACGATCTCTGGTACAGAGCCATGATTATTTGAGACAGTTTGTGCCAAGAGAAGTACTCGATTAA
- a CDS encoding ABC transporter substrate-binding protein — protein sequence MIKLLKLHRFCTVFVMISSLTGAYAQGFNGDTWATALKNKSARVVLTNADLAKFSETVDGNGSGICFDIMNDFATYVQAKYGVAITYDYQPVANTANFQSFLNVVKASKGGVFGLGDITITTARKNTFDFAPPYFENVAILVTDRSVPELGSLSDIATTFKGMKAVSQRGTTHDKILKEMQRRYGNFEIVYAETSVGKTDKVLSSPEYWSYIDFPSYLKLFSDRIAIKRHSVGDRKGESFGFIMPKGSDWAPIITEFFNANGGYVNSEDYRAVLNKNLGPKVVKLISLLSRKE from the coding sequence ATGATTAAGCTTCTAAAATTGCACCGTTTTTGTACTGTTTTCGTGATGATCAGTAGCCTTACAGGGGCCTACGCGCAAGGTTTCAACGGCGACACGTGGGCCACTGCCCTCAAAAACAAAAGTGCCAGGGTCGTACTGACCAATGCGGATCTAGCTAAATTTTCAGAGACGGTCGATGGGAATGGATCGGGGATCTGCTTTGATATCATGAATGACTTTGCAACGTATGTTCAGGCAAAATATGGCGTCGCAATCACTTATGACTACCAGCCTGTGGCAAATACCGCCAATTTCCAGTCATTTCTGAATGTCGTAAAGGCCAGTAAAGGCGGCGTTTTTGGATTAGGAGACATCACTATTACCACTGCACGTAAGAATACTTTTGATTTTGCTCCTCCTTATTTCGAAAATGTGGCGATCCTGGTTACGGATCGAAGTGTCCCTGAATTGGGATCGCTCTCAGATATCGCAACTACCTTCAAAGGCATGAAAGCTGTCTCTCAACGAGGCACTACACACGATAAAATCCTCAAAGAGATGCAACGCAGGTATGGCAATTTTGAGATCGTTTACGCCGAAACATCCGTAGGTAAAACAGACAAAGTCCTTTCTTCTCCTGAATACTGGTCGTACATAGATTTTCCGAGTTACCTCAAACTATTTTCAGATCGCATTGCCATCAAACGACATTCTGTGGGAGACCGTAAAGGAGAGTCTTTTGGTTTCATCATGCCAAAAGGAAGTGACTGGGCTCCTATCATCACAGAATTCTTCAATGCCAACGGAGGCTATGTTAATAGTGAGGACTATCGTGCGGTATTGAATAAGAACCTCGGGCCAAAAGTAGTCAAATTGATCAGCCTACTCTCCAGAAAGGAATAG
- a CDS encoding methyl-accepting chemotaxis protein, producing MKRRIQAFIGGLSVARKIAISSTLVIILTTVSGVFSLATFQSSRNIDEQITNQYYPLISKLKAFRVFVQNTNELSSKWMYSPNDEDKASLRNALENTYPVFETDINGLISNWPDSTGELVGERLAAFIKVTPSIQELMDKLNSRESYADDFLLFELVALLDDEITAPLETLVTQLDLSISNLEDTSSQLIATKYSSFDRLEIIIIVMTLLAIIIGVTTTIFATRSIVKPIHHLNDTIQQLSRGSIPLFELKASKDEIGQIVESVKKLRKSLISTATFAQEIGKGNLEADHELLSKEDVLGQALLNMKQNLSAVISETNQVVSKVAIDGEFYSRLDLEGKQGAWLDLSNSINELFESITVPFQEVGKILTAMANGDLTDQYQNEARGEVEKLTNSLNFALRSLKELLTDIGNTADIIDLTSQEMLSSGEEMITNVVEISTAIGEMSTGAQSQVNKVDESSQLVENILSSTDEMISDSELIYKAARKGVTDSERGAEMIGNVAGSISEIRNASNETNTAMKTLATNSKEIERVLGVITEIASQTNLLALNAAIEAAQAGDAGRGFAVVAEEIRKLAEDSRNSAKEIQKLISNVSQDTSQTVDLMNVMTTEIEKSVEAANEASDVFKDIADSSTSTLGFSERILKSSKDQSTLIKKVVTNTESVVVIAEETAAGTEEVAASANQMEAGMNNYIKKSRDLNEVSDTLKVNLERFTLNKQENTDKTTNND from the coding sequence ATGAAGAGACGGATACAAGCTTTTATTGGCGGCCTAAGCGTAGCACGAAAAATTGCCATTTCAAGTACCCTCGTCATTATTTTGACTACCGTAAGCGGTGTTTTCAGTCTGGCCACATTTCAGTCCAGTAGAAACATCGATGAGCAGATCACGAATCAATATTATCCCCTCATTTCAAAACTGAAAGCCTTTCGTGTTTTCGTTCAAAACACCAATGAACTTTCTTCGAAATGGATGTATTCCCCCAATGATGAAGATAAAGCCTCATTGAGAAACGCGCTTGAGAATACTTATCCAGTTTTTGAAACAGACATCAATGGGTTAATCTCCAACTGGCCAGATTCAACAGGTGAACTTGTTGGGGAAAGATTAGCGGCTTTTATAAAGGTAACGCCGAGCATTCAGGAATTGATGGATAAACTGAACAGCAGAGAATCCTATGCTGATGACTTTTTGTTATTTGAACTTGTGGCATTGTTAGACGATGAAATAACAGCGCCATTAGAGACTCTGGTCACTCAACTAGACCTTTCGATCAGCAACCTCGAAGACACCTCATCTCAACTGATCGCTACAAAATATTCCTCATTTGATCGGCTGGAGATTATCATTATTGTCATGACTTTATTGGCCATCATTATTGGCGTGACTACCACAATCTTTGCTACCCGGTCTATTGTTAAACCAATCCACCATCTGAATGATACCATCCAGCAGTTGAGTCGCGGATCAATACCGCTCTTTGAATTGAAAGCTTCGAAAGATGAGATCGGTCAAATCGTTGAGTCCGTTAAAAAACTTCGGAAAAGCCTGATCAGCACGGCCACTTTTGCACAGGAAATAGGAAAAGGCAATCTCGAAGCGGATCATGAATTATTGAGCAAGGAAGATGTGCTTGGACAGGCACTGCTCAATATGAAACAAAACCTTTCGGCAGTGATCTCGGAAACCAATCAAGTGGTATCCAAGGTGGCCATTGACGGAGAATTTTATAGTCGCCTTGATCTGGAAGGAAAACAAGGCGCGTGGCTTGATCTCAGCAATTCCATCAACGAGTTGTTCGAGTCCATCACTGTACCCTTTCAGGAGGTTGGCAAAATCCTGACTGCCATGGCCAATGGCGATTTGACGGATCAATATCAAAATGAAGCCCGTGGTGAAGTAGAAAAGCTGACAAACAGCCTGAATTTTGCGTTGCGTAGCCTTAAGGAACTTTTGACGGACATTGGTAATACGGCAGACATCATCGACCTTACATCACAAGAAATGCTTTCATCCGGTGAAGAGATGATCACGAATGTCGTGGAGATCTCCACTGCAATCGGAGAAATGAGTACGGGTGCTCAAAGCCAGGTGAACAAAGTGGATGAATCTTCGCAATTGGTAGAAAACATCCTTTCTAGTACAGATGAAATGATCTCTGACTCAGAATTGATCTATAAAGCTGCACGCAAAGGGGTCACGGACAGTGAACGAGGTGCTGAAATGATCGGTAATGTGGCAGGAAGTATTTCGGAAATCAGGAATGCTTCCAATGAAACCAATACCGCAATGAAAACGCTGGCAACCAACTCCAAAGAAATAGAACGAGTGCTGGGGGTTATCACAGAAATCGCTTCACAAACAAACCTACTCGCTTTGAATGCTGCGATTGAGGCGGCCCAAGCAGGAGATGCGGGCCGGGGGTTTGCCGTAGTAGCAGAGGAGATCAGAAAGCTGGCAGAAGATTCCAGGAATTCCGCCAAAGAGATCCAAAAACTGATCAGCAATGTAAGTCAGGACACCTCGCAAACGGTGGACCTGATGAATGTCATGACGACCGAAATTGAAAAAAGCGTAGAAGCAGCCAATGAAGCTTCCGACGTATTCAAAGACATTGCAGATTCTTCCACCTCAACGCTAGGCTTCTCCGAACGCATTCTCAAGTCCAGCAAAGACCAATCAACACTCATCAAAAAGGTCGTCACTAATACGGAATCCGTTGTTGTGATTGCGGAAGAAACGGCTGCCGGCACCGAAGAAGTAGCTGCTTCTGCTAATCAAATGGAGGCAGGCATGAATAACTACATTAAAAAATCAAGAGACCTTAACGAGGTTTCAGATACGCTAAAAGTAAATTTGGAACGGTTCACGTTGAACAAGCAAGAAAATACTGACAAGACCACCAATAATGATTAA
- a CDS encoding gluconate 2-dehydrogenase subunit 3 family protein codes for MDRRESLKSMFVGTLAGGLVVQGCSPEDEEVASPAKADQNGYGRTKEEMARDEKLMSEVFLQPHELETLAILCDIILPSNAQFPSATAVGVPDFMEFIVKDLPYHQLPIRGGLMWLDNRSNKQFQKVFKACTIEQQKSLCDEIAYPERKDPALQAGIKFFSLVRNLTLTGYYTTKEGIEDLGYKGNTTAIWDGVPQDVLDDLGMSYDEAWLDKCVDQSKRNEIAKWDDEGNLLS; via the coding sequence ATGGACAGAAGAGAAAGTTTGAAATCAATGTTTGTCGGTACCCTGGCCGGAGGTTTGGTGGTACAGGGATGTTCTCCCGAGGACGAAGAAGTTGCCTCACCGGCGAAAGCAGATCAGAATGGTTATGGCAGAACCAAGGAAGAAATGGCCCGTGATGAGAAACTCATGTCGGAGGTCTTTTTACAACCACACGAGTTGGAAACGTTGGCCATACTTTGTGATATCATTTTGCCGTCCAATGCGCAATTTCCTTCGGCTACTGCAGTAGGAGTTCCCGATTTCATGGAATTCATAGTGAAAGACCTGCCTTATCATCAACTGCCCATTCGCGGCGGATTGATGTGGCTGGACAATCGAAGTAATAAGCAGTTCCAAAAAGTATTCAAAGCCTGTACTATCGAACAGCAAAAGTCGCTTTGTGATGAAATTGCCTATCCCGAACGGAAGGACCCTGCGTTACAGGCAGGAATTAAATTCTTCTCTTTGGTTCGCAACCTGACCCTGACCGGATATTATACGACGAAAGAAGGAATTGAAGACCTTGGGTACAAGGGGAATACTACCGCTATTTGGGATGGTGTACCTCAAGATGTGCTGGATGATCTTGGCATGTCCTACGACGAAGCCTGGTTGGACAAGTGCGTTGATCAGTCGAAAAGGAATGAGATCGCAAAATGGGATGATGAGGGTAATCTTTTGAGTTGA
- a CDS encoding CDGSH iron-sulfur domain-containing protein translates to MAEPTIAAKQPIPVELEAGKPYFWCTCGESKNQPFCDGAHKGGEFTPQKITVEESKTYYMCQCKHTANPGFCDGKHKNL, encoded by the coding sequence ATGGCAGAGCCAACCATAGCTGCAAAGCAACCTATCCCCGTAGAATTAGAAGCTGGAAAACCATACTTCTGGTGTACCTGCGGAGAGTCCAAGAATCAACCATTTTGTGATGGCGCTCATAAAGGTGGTGAGTTTACCCCACAAAAAATCACAGTAGAAGAAAGCAAAACTTACTATATGTGCCAGTGCAAACACACCGCAAATCCTGGCTTCTGCGACGGTAAGCATAAGAATCTTTGA